GGTCGAGGTGTGCTCCGCCGGCGTGCTGCTGGCCGGCACCCCCGAGCACCAGACCACGTGGATGAGCCACGGCGACGCCGTGCACGAGGCGCCCGCGGGCTTCGAGGTGCTCGCCACCTCGCCCGGCTCGCCCGTCGCCGCGTTCGAGGACGGTTCCCGCCGCCTCTACGGCGTGCAGTGGCACCCGGAGGTCAAGCACTCGGCGCACGGCCAGGCCGTGCTGGAGCACTTCCTCTACGAGGGCGCCGGCCTGGCGCCCGACTGGACGCCCGGCAACGTCATCGCCGACCAGGTGGCCGCGATCCGCGCCCAGGTGGGCGACTCCCGCGTCATCTGCGCGCTGTCCGGCGGCGTCGACTCGGCCGTCGCGGCCGCGCTCGTCCAGCGCGCCGTCGGCTCGCAGCTGACCTGCGTGCACGTCGACCACGGCCTCATGCGGGCGGGCGAGGTCGAGCAGATCGAGCGCGACTTCGTCGCCTCCACCGGTGTCAACCTCGTCATCCGCGACGAGAAGGAGCGGTTCCTCGCCGCCCTCGCCGGGCACTCCGACCCGGAGACGAAGCGCAAGATCATCGGCCGCGAGTTCATCCGCGTGTTCGAGGACGCCCAGCGCGACATCGTCGCCGACGCCGGCGCGCACGGCGAGGAGGTCAAGTTCCTCGTCCAGGGCACCCTGTACCCGGACGTCGTCGAGTCCGGCGGCGGCGAGGGCGCGGCCAACATCAAGAGCCACCACAACGTGGGCGGCCTGCCCGACGACCTCCAGTTCGAGCTCGTCGAGCCGCTGCGCACCCTGTTCAAGGACGAGGTCCGCGCGGTGGGGCGTGAGCTCGGCGTCCCCGAGGAGATCGTCGCCCGCCAGCCGTTCCCCGGCCCGGGCCTCGGCATCCGCATCGTCGGCGAGGTGACGGCCGAGCGGCTCGACATCCTGCGCCAGGCCGACGCCATCGCCCGCGAGGAGCTGACGAAGGCCGGCCTCGACGGCGAGATCTGGCAGTGCCCCGTCGTGCTGCTCGCGGACGTCCGCTCCGTCGGCGTCCAGGGCGACGGCCGCACCTACGGTCACCCGATCGTGCTGCGCCCCGTGTCGTCCGAGGACGCCATGACGGCCGACTGGACGCGCCTGCCCTACGACGTGCTGTCGGTCATCTCGACCCGCATCACCAACGAGGTCAGCGAGGTCAACCGGGTCGTGCTCGACGTGACGAGCAAGCCGCCGGGCACCATCGAGTGGGAGTGACCTCCCGCTCCCCGAGCACCGCGGCGCCCTGCGGAGCCGCCCACGCACGCCCGGCCGGGTCCACCCGGCCGGGCGTGCGTCGTCCCGGGACCCTGCGGACGTAGCCCCTGTTCGCAGCGCGGAATCGACCGTCACGGGCTACCTTGCTGAGTGAAGCACCTCACAGTTTCTTCACCAGCGACGAGAGGTATGAGCCATGTCGAGCACCGTCACTGTCCGTCCTCCGAAGGGTGCCCGGGGGATCGGGCTGTTCTCCGTCATCGTCGGCATCGTCCTCATCGTGGCGGGTGCCGTCGTGTGGGTCGTGGTGTCGCAGACGCTCGCCGACGAGCAGATCACCGTCTCCGAGGACGCGAGCTTCCTCGCGGGCGACGAGGTGGACGGGCCGTTCTCCGCGTTCGCCCAGGCCGAGGTGATCAACAAGCACGCGCTCGAGGCCTCGGGCGGCATGACCTACGCCGAGCTGGACCAGGAGGACCCGACCCGCGCCACCGTCATGAACGCGTCGTTCCTGCGGGCGTCGCTGTTCACGTCGGTCGTCGCGTTCGGCGTGTGCGCCCTCGTCATCGGGCTGGGCCTGATGTTCATCCTCATCGGCGTCGCGCTACGGCGGCTCGCCGGCGGGTCGGAGGTGTCCGTCGAGTCGCCGACGTACGCCTCCAGCGGCTCCATGTCGCAGCCCGCCGCAGCCCCGGTGGCCCCGGCCGCGCCTGCCGCCGCCCCCGCCGCTGCCGCCGCTCCGCCCGCCGCCCCCGGCGCCCCGCCGCGGCACTCGGCGGTCACCGGCGACGAGTCCACCACGGACGCCGGCACGCGCCCGACCGCACCGGGGACGACGCCCCCGGTCGAGCAGACCGAGCCGGTGGACCCGAACCGTCGCGAGGACGGCACCGACCGCACCTGAGCCCCGCGCGCGAACGGCCTGGACGCCACCGTGGTGACGTCCAGGCCGTTCGCGCGCGCCGGGCATCCGGCCGGGGCGTGCCGGTCAGTCGGCGGTGGGGCGGCGGCGCCGCCGGCGGGCCGCCCCCACCAGCGACCCGACGACCAGCAGCACGCCCGCGACGGCGAGCAGCAGGATCGTCGCGAGCTGGACGTCGATGGCGGCGCCCGCCGCCTGCGCGACCAGGCCCAGCCCGACCACCGCTACGACCAGGCCCCACACGACGGTGCTGGTCCGCGGGCCCGTGCTCACCAGCGGTGCCGTCGCCGTCGCGACCGGGGTCGTCGCGGCAGGTGTCGCAGGTGTCGCCGGGGCACCGCCGGCGTAGCCGGTGAACGCGTCCGCGGCAGGCGTGCCGGCGTCGGCGGAGACCGGCCGCGGCGGGTTCCACCGCTCCGGCTCCGGCTCCACGGACAGCGTCCGGGTGTCACCCGCCGCCTCGTCGCCCGCGCCGAGGACCTGCGTGTCCCCGGGTGCCGGCGCGGCGTCGGCGGGCAGGACCTGGGTGTCGCCCGGTCCGGCGTCGGGGGCGACGGCCTCCAGGAGCTGCGTGGACGGCGGCGGCTCCGGGGCCGATGCTGGCTCCTCGTCGGGCTCCCCGGCCTCGTCGACCGGCGCCGAGCCGTCGAGGGGCACGGTCTCCTCGCTCGTCGCCGTGTCGCCGTCGTGCGCCGCGCCGGCGGACGTGCCGGCCGGGCTCCCGGTGGACGCGTCAGCGGTGGGGGTGAGGTCCGCGTCGACGGTCTCCGGCGCGGTGGACGCCGGGTCGGCGTCCGGGTGCTCGGGCAGGTCGCGGGTCGGGTCGGTGCTCACTGGATCTCCTCGATGACGAGCTCTCCGGCGCGGGCGTCGACGTCGAGCAGCAGCACGACGCCTCCGTCGGACGCTTCGACGGTGCGGTAGGTGGCGGGCCCGCCGGTGAAACCGTTGACGGACAGGTACTGGTTGTCGACGTCCCACGCGAAGTGGCCCGCGTTGAGGTCGACGACGGCCTCGACGGCGACGCCGTCGGGGATCTGGACGACGGCGCGTCCGCCCGTCATCTCGACGGGCACGACCACCGGCGACCCCGGCTCGACACCGGCCAGGTCGAGCTCGGTGAGGTCGAGCGTGGCGTCGCCGAACTGGATGCGGTAGCCGCCGGCGGCGTCCTCGACCGTGCGGGGCGTCAGCTCGCCCTGCCCGAGGACGGTGCCCGACGAGGTGGCGACCTGCGGGCCGTCGACCCAGGACCAGTCGTCCCAGTCCCAGCGGTCGTGCGTGGCGGTGAAGGGCCACGTCACGGCCGCGGCGATCAGGCCGAGGACTGCCAGCGCGGTCAGCCCGCCGCCGCGTCGGCCGCGCAGGCCCGCGACGACGAGGCCACCGCCCAGCAGCACGAGCGTGCCGCCGAGCCACAGCGCCCACGCCGGGGCGGTGACACCGAGGACGACGGTGGCGGCGAGCATCCCCGCGCCGAGCAGCAGGGACAGGCCGACGACGACGCCCACGCTCGCGGCACCGGCCCGCGGCGTGCGGGGGCGGGGCGGGGGCGGCGGACCGACGGGCGGCAGGGGTGCGGCGGGAGGCGCCGGCGGGACGGTGCCGGCGTCCCACGGCTGGGTGCCGCGGTCCCGGTGGTGCCGGGGCCGGGCCTGCTGGTCGCCGGCCCACCCGGGGGCGGGGGCCGCGGGCGCCGACGGCTCGGCCACGTAGTGCGCGCGGGGCGCAGGGGTGAACGCCTCGGCCGCGTGGGTCGTGCGACCCGACGGCGCGTCAGCCGAGGCCACGGGAGGGTCCTGGAGGTCCGCCGTCCCGGGGGCGGCCGACGGCGTGGCGCCGGGGGTCCAGGCGGCAGGCGGCGGGCCGGTCGGTGACCAGTCCTGCGGGCGAGGTCCGGCGTCGCGTCGCCGCGAGCGGACCAGCCTGACGACGAGCCACACGACGGCGACCCAGAACGCGATCCACAGCAGCCCGACGACCCACTCGGCCGGGCCGCCCCACCAGGGCCAGCTGCCGCTCCAGGTGAGGCCGACGACCAGCATGATGCCGGCCCCGACGACGGCGACGTCGAACGTGCCGCGGAACGTCTCCTCCAGGTGGATGCGGCCGTCGGACCGCTCCGGCAGGAGCAGCCACGCCACGGCGTACAGCACCAGGCCGAGGCCGCCGAGGAACGCGCTGAGCACGAGCAGGCCACGCACGAGCAGCGGGTCGAGCCCGTAGCGCTCGCCGACCCCGGCGGCGACGCCGCCGATCCACCGGTCGTCGGAGCGGGCGACGCCCATGCGTCGCACGGAGTCGAAGAACTGGGCGCCGGCGGGGCGCCGTGGCGGGTTCTGCCCCGCCCCGGGCGGGACGCCGGGGTCGGAGGTCTCGTTCGTGGTCATGTCAGCATCATGTCGCCGGGCGCGCGGGCGCGGCATGGGGTGATGCCCTGAAACCGTCCCTGATTCGCCGGGGGTGACACCCTCAGGACCGCACCGTGGGGCCTCGGGGCGTGACACGATCGGAGCGTGACCAGCACCGACCGTCCCGCCCGCCTGCCGTGGCGCCGTCCTCGTGACGGCCGCCTGGTCGGCGGCGTCTGCGCGGGGCTGGCCGTGCACCTGGGGGTGGCCGCCTGGCAGGTGCGGGTCGTGCTCGCGCTGCTGACCCTCCTCGGGGGAGCCGGCGCCGTGCTGTACGTGTTCTGGTGGCTGACGGTCCCCGCCGGGGACCCGCACGACGCGGCCGCGCAGGTGCGGCCCCCTGCGGTGTCCCGGCTGGCGCCGCGGCTGCGCCGGGACGCGACGTCCGGGTCCGGGCTGTCCACGCGGGACGTCGTGGTGGGGGCGGTGCTGCTGGTGGGGGCGGCGCTCCTGCTGGCGGTGCGCGCCGGGTGGGACCTGCCCACCACGTGGCTGCCCCTGGCGGTGGTCGCGGGGGGCGCGGCGCTGGCGTGGAGCCAGCTCGACGCCGTGCAGCGGGCGCGCGAGGCACCGGCCTCCCGCACCGGCGTGCTGCTGCGGCTCGTCGGCGGCCTCGTCATCGTCACGGCGGGCGTCCTGCTGCTGTTCGCGCAGGGCACGCCGGGGCGCGAGCTGCTGACGGTCACCCTGGCGTCGCTCGCGGTGCTCATCGGGGTCGCGCTCGTGCTGGCCCCGTGGTGGTTGCGGCTGGTGCGCGAGCTCGGCGACGAGCGCGCGGCCCGCGCCCGCGAGGCGGAGCGCGCCGACATCGCCGCGCACCTGCACGACTCCGTGCTCCAGACCCTGTCCCTCATCCGGGCGCGCGCCGACGACGCCGAGGAGGTGGCCCGCATGGCGCGCGCCCAGGAGCGTGAGCTGCGGGAGTGGCTGTACGACGACCGGCCGCCCGCCGGGACCTCGCTCGCCGCCGAGCTGCGCACCCTCGTGGGGGAGGTGGAGGACGGCCGCGCCACCGAGTTCGAGACGGTGGTGGTGGGGGACTGCCCGCCCACGGAGGCGACCACCGCGCTGCTCCAGGCCACCCGGGAGGCCCTCGTGAACGCGGTCGTGCACGGCGCCGCTCCCGTGACCGTCTACCTGGAGGTCACCGACGCCGCCGCGGAGGTGTTCGTCCGGGACCGCGGTGACGGGTTCGCCATGGACGACGTCGCGCCCGACCGGTTCGGGGTGCGAGAGTCGATCCTGGGCCGCGTGCACCGTCGCGGCGGCACCGCCGAGGTCGTCTCCCGCCCCGGGTGGGGCACCGAGGTGCGACTGCGGATGCCGCGCACCGCCCGCAGCACGTCCAGCGCCGAGTCGCCCACGCCGGCGCCCACCGAAGGGACCCGACCATGACCGACCCCCGTCCGACCGGCCCCGTCACGACCGGCGCCCCCGTGCCCGTCGTCCTCGTGGACGACCACCACATGTTCCGCACCGGCGTGCGCGCCAGCCTCGACGCCCGCGTCGTCGTGGTCGGGGAGGCCGCGGACGTCGACGAGGCCGTCGCCGTCGTGCACGAGCACACGCCGCCGGTCGTGCTGCTCGACGTCCACCTGCCCGGCGGCAGCGGCGGCGGTGGCGCCGAGGTCGTGCGGCGCTGCGCGGACCTCACCGGCACCACCCGGTTCCTCGCCCTGTCGGTGTCCGACGCCGCGGAGGACGTGGTGGACGTCATCCGGGCCGGGGCGCGCGGCTACGTCACGAAGAACATCTCGGCGTCCGACCTGTCGGGCGCGGTGGTGCGGGTCGCGGGCGGCGACGCCGTGTTCTCGCCGCGACTGGCCGGGTTCGTCCTCGACGCGTTCGGCACGGCCGCGGGTGACGTCGCCGTCGCCGACGACGAGCTCGACCGCCTGTCCAAGCGGGAGCAGGAGGTCATGCGCCTCATCGCCCGCGGGTACACGTACCGCGAGGTCGCCGGGGACCTGTTCATCTCCGTCAAGACCGTCGAGACCCACGTGTCCGCCGTGCTGCGCAAGCTCCAGCTCTCCAACCGCAACGAGCTCACCCGGTGGGCCGCAGCGCGCCGACTCCTCTGACCGCCCTGCCGGAGGAACTGTTATCAGTGATAACGTCGAGGCATGGTCGATCTGCGGGTGGAGCGTGAGGAAGCGGGCCTGACCCAGGCTCGCCTGGCCGAGCTCGCCGGCATCGCGCCGTCGAACCTGTCCGCCTACGAGTCCGGGAAGCGGTCGGCCTCGCCCGCGATGATCGCGCGGATCCGCAGGGCGATGGTGCGCCCCTCGGACCGGCTGCAAGCCCACCGGGACGAGGTCGCCCGGATCATCGAGCGCAACGGTGGGCTCAACCCCCGGGTCTACGGGTCGGTGGCGCGTGGCGACGACACCCCGGCGAGCGACCTCGACCTCCTCGTGACCGTGCCGCCCGAGGCGGCCTGGACGTTCGTCTCCACGGCCCGCGAGCTCTCCGAGCTCCTCGGCGTCCACGTCGACGTGGTCAGTGACGGCGGGCTGAAGGAGAAGCACCAGCAGCTCCTCGACGAGGCCGTCCCGCTGTGACGCCACGCACCGAACGGCTGCTCCACGACCTCGTCGAGCACGCCGCCGCGGCCGCCCGCCTCGTCGACCGGGGCCGGCCCGCCTACGACGCCGACGAGATGCTGCGCTACGCGGCCGAGGACCTCCTCATCCGTCTGGGCGAGACGGTCGCGCGGATCGACCGGGACGACGACAGGTTCGTCGGGGCTCACCCCGGCCTGGAGCTGCGGCGCCTCAAGGACGCACGCAACCTCGTCGCCCACGGGTACGACATCGTGGACCCCGCCCTCGTCTGGTCGATCCTCGAGCACAACGTGCCCACCGTCGCCGAGCGGGTGCGGAGGCTGCTCGACGGTTCCGCCTGATCGCGCGCCTGTCGGTCCGCCGCGTCCCGGATGCCGTCCGTGAGCAGGTGACATGCAGTGCCGTCAGGTCCACGCCGCGGGATCATCGAAGGACGGTCTGCCTATCCGTGGTCACGCCGTCGCGCTCCCCGGTGAAGGAGAGCGCGAGGGTCCCGTCCAGGCGGACGTCGCGCTCTCCCTCCGGGAACCCCGGTAGCCGGGTCGCGTCGAGCAGACGCCGCAGGACGTCGGGCCCGGGTTCGGCGGGGTCGGCCTGGAGGACGAAGGGCGGGCCGCCCGCGAACCGTGGCGTGGGTGCCGCGAGCCGGACGACCTCCTCCGCGACGACGACCCCGGCGACGGCTTGCAGGGCGTAGAAGCCACGGGCCGTGCGGATCGTCGGCGTCTCCACGGGCTCGGCGACGAGCTCGCTGAGGACCACCGCCCGACCGACGTCGAGCCCGCCGTCCCTGGCGGCGGCGAGCACACGGGCGAGCGCGTCGGTCGACTCCGGTGTCGTCGTGCCGGGATCGTCCCGCGACTCCGCCCGCAGGGCAACCGGTGTCAGTCGGCGGCGACGCCCGCGGCAGCCCGGTAGCGGTCCACGACGATGCCGACCAGCTCGACGGGTGGCGCCTCGTCGGCGGGTAGCAGGGGAGCGGTGGTGACGTCGCCGCCGGCCTTCTCCGCGAGGGTCTGGAAGTAGCCGGGGGCGACGAGGTAGCTGGCGGTGACGATGCGGGCGCCCGGCCGGTCGGCGCGGACGGCGGCGACGACGTCGGGCAGCCGCGGCACGGCGTTGGCGATGTACCCGACGCGGACCTCGTGCCCGGTGCGCTCGGCGAGCAGGGCGCCGGTGCGCTCGCAGTCGGCGACGGCGCGGTCGTCGGACGACCCGGCGGCGGCGAGGACGACCACGTCGCCCGCCGCGAGCCCGGCAGCGCGCAGCCGCCGCTCCAGGAGGTCGACCAGCCGCTCGTCGGGGCCCAGGGCCCCCGCGAGGTGGACGCTCTGCCCCGCCTGCGTGGCGGCGTCGACGTCCTCGCGCAGGTCGACGTGGACGTGGAACCCGGCGGACAGCAGCAGGGGCACGATCACGGTCGCGGTGCCCGTCAGCGCGGCCAGGCAGGTGGGGACGTCGGGCTGCTGGACGTCGACGAACCCGCCGCGGACCGGGGCCTCGCCGTCCAGGCGGGCGGCGACGGCGTCGACGAGCCCGGCGACGGCTGCGGCGCCCGGCGCGGACGACGTGCCGTGCGAGATCGCGAGGAGGGTCGGGGCGGTCATGCCCGTCACGCTACGCCGCGCACCTGTCGCGGTGGTGTCGGTGGTGTGACGCCGTGTCACGGGGTGCTCACCGGGGTCTCGCCGGCGGTGTGAGCCGTCCAGCCCGGGGCGAGGCGCACGACGTCCCCGATGACGGTGACGGCGGGCGGGCGGACCTGCGCGGCGGCGGCGCGCTCGCCGATGTCGGCCAGCGTGCCGAACGTGGCGCGCTGACGCGGGCCGTACCCGTCCTCGACGACGGCGACGGGGGTGTCCGCGGGGCGTCCCGCGGCGACGAGCGCGGCCGCGGTCGTGGCGAGCCGGGTGACGCCCATGAGGAGCACGAGGGTGTGCTCGGGACCGCCGGGGACGTCGTCCACCGCCTCGTGCGCGGTGAGCACGCTGAACCCGGCGGCCACCTGGCGGTGCGTCACGGGAATGCCGACGGACGCGGGCACGGACACCGCGGACGTCACGCCCGGCACGACCTCGACCTCGACGCCCGCCGCGCGGCACGCGAGCACCTCCTCGCCGCCGCGGCCGAACACGTACGGGTCGCCACCCTTGAGCCGCACCACGTCCCGGCCCGCCAGGGCGTGCTCCACCAGGAGCTCGTTGATGCGTTCCTGGGGGACGGGGTGGTTGCCGGCGGTCTTGCCGACGTCGATCACCTCGACGTCGTCGGCGAGCGTCGCGAGCAGGTCGCGCGGCCCGAGCCGGTCGGTGACGACGACGTCGGCGGCCGCCAGGAGTCGCCGCCCTCGACCCGTGACGAGGCCCGGCGCGCCCGGCCCGCCGCCCACGAGGGCCACCCGGCCCGGGCGGCCGGTCGTGCGGCCACGGCGCAGCGGCAGCTCCCCGGCGTCCAGGGCGGCCGCCACGGCGTCGCGCAGCCGGGTGGCGCGGCGCGGGTCACGGCCCGCGTGCACGGCCACGACGACCCCGCCTTCCCCGGGGGTCCCCGTGGCGTCGGATCCGTCGGTGGCGTCGACGGGGACGTCGTCGAGCCGGGCGACGGCGGGCACCCACGCGGTGGCGGCCGCGGCGTCCGAGGCCACCACGCAGAACGTGCGTGCCGCCTCGGCGTCGGCCGCCACGGCCGCGTCGACCTCGGGCACGCCCGTCGCGGTGTGCACGAGCCACGCGCCGTCGAGGTCGCCGGACGCGTACGGGCGGGCCACGTGCTCGACGTCGCCGGACGCCACGAGCGTCGCCAGCGGCTCGGTGAGGTCGGGGGCCACGACGCGCACGCGGGCGCCCGCGTCGAGGAGGCCGCGGGTGCGGCGCGCGGCGACCGGCCCGCCGCCGACGACGACGACGAGCCGGTCGCGCACGCGCAGGCCGAGGGGGTACAGGTCGGTCACGTCTCGATCTTCGCGCAGGAGGGGGTCAGATGTGCAGGCCGCACTCGGTCTTGTCCACGCCCGACCAGCGGCCGGCGCGGGGGTCCTCCCCGGCCGACACCCGCCGGGTGCAGGGCTCGCAGCCGATCGACGGGTAGCCGTCGTTGAGCAGCGGGTTGACCGTCAGCCCGTGCCGCAGCGCGTAGCCGACGAGCTGGTCGTCGCTCCACGCCGCGATCGGGTTGATCTTGACCAGGTTGTTGTTGTGGTCGAACGTCACCAGCGGGGCCTTGGCCCGGGTGCCGGAGTCCGCGCGGCGCAGGCCGGTGGCCCACGCCTCGTAGCCGCCGAGGATCTCGCGCATCGGCTCGACCTTGCGCATGCGGCAGCAGGACTCGGGGTCGCGGGCGAACAGGTCGGCGCCGTACGCCTCGTCCTGCTCGGCGACGCTGAGCCGCGGCCGGACGTCCACCACGGTGACCTCGATGGAGTGCGCGACGGCGTCCCGCGTGCCGAGCGTCTCGGCGAAGTGGTAGCCGGTGTCGCCGAACAGGACGTCGACCCAGGGGAGCTGGCGGCTGACCAGGTACGACAGCACCGAGTCGGTCATGGAGGACGCGACGGCGAGGGAGTCGCCGAACTGCTCGACGGCCCAGGCGATGACGTCCTCGGCCGACGCCTCGTCGGGTGCGCCGATGCCGGAGCCGCCGAGCTCGGCCTGGCCGCGCCGGGCGATCTCGGACAGCTCCGCGATGGACCGCTGCCGGCGTTCGCGCCCGTCGACCCGGGCGTTGCGGCGGGCGCGGGACTGCTCGCGCTGGGCGGCCCGGCGGCGCGCCTCGGCGGCGGCACCGGCGAGCGACGACACGGGGGCGACGGCGGGCGCGGACGTCGGCGCGACGCCGAGGCTGACGGGGACGGCGGTCATACGAGCGCCTCCTCGTCGGCGCGCAGCGCCCACGCGGCGAACGTCTCGCCGTCGGACCGCTGGTCGGCGAACCGGCGCACGACCCGGTCGACGTAGTCCGACAGCTCGGTGGCCGGGACCTTGAGGCCGCGGACCGTCCGGCCCAGGCCTCCGGCGTCCTGCCCGGTGCCGGCGAGGCTGCCGCCCAGGTGCACCTGGAACCCCGGCATCTGCTCGCCGTCCACGGTGATGATCTGGCCCTTGAGGCCGATGTCGGCGGTCTGGATGCGGGCGCACGAGTTGGGGCAGCCGTTGACGTTGAGCGCGATGGGGACGTCCAGCTGCTCGGTGACGTCCGCGAGGCGCTCCTCGAGCTCGTCGATGACGCGCGCCGCGGTGTCCTTGGTGTCGACGATCGCGAGCTTGCAGAACGCGATGCCGGTGCAGGCCATCGTGGAGCGGCGGAACAGCGACGGCCGGGCGGTGAGGCCGAGCGGCTCCAGGCCCTCGACGAGCTCGTCGACGCGGTCCGCGGGCACGCCGAGGATCACGATCTTCTGGTGGGCGGTCAGGCGCGCGGCGTCGGCGCCGACCTTCTCCAGGAGGTCGGCCAGGCCCGACAGCGTGTTGCCGCCCACGCGCCCCACGACGGGTGCGGCGCCGACGTAGTAGCGGCCGTCCTTCTGCTCGTGCACGCCGACGTGGTCGCCCGGCCGCGTGGCGGGTGCCGGGGGCGGGCCGTCGGCGAGCTCGTAGCCCAGGTACTCGTCCTGCAGCACCCGACGGAACTTGGCGGCACCCCAGTCGGCGAGCAGGAACTTCAGGCGCGCCTTGTTGCGCAGACGGCGGTAGCCGTAGTCGCGGAAGACGCTCGCCACGCCCTCCCAGACGGCGGGCGCCTGCTCGGGGGTGACGAACGCCCCGAGGCGCTCGCCCAGCCGGGGCGCGGTGGACAGGCCGCCGCCGACCCACAGGTCGAAGCCGGGGCCCAGCTCGGGGTGCACGACGCCGACCAGCGCGATGTCGTTGATCTCGTGCGCGACGTCCAGGCTGGGGTGGCCGGAGATCGCCGTCTTGAACTTGCGGGGCAGGTTGGCGAGGTCCGGGTTGCCGATGAACCGGCGCTTGATCTCGGAGAT
This Isoptericola jiangsuensis DNA region includes the following protein-coding sequences:
- a CDS encoding ATP-binding protein, with the translated sequence MTSTDRPARLPWRRPRDGRLVGGVCAGLAVHLGVAAWQVRVVLALLTLLGGAGAVLYVFWWLTVPAGDPHDAAAQVRPPAVSRLAPRLRRDATSGSGLSTRDVVVGAVLLVGAALLLAVRAGWDLPTTWLPLAVVAGGAALAWSQLDAVQRAREAPASRTGVLLRLVGGLVIVTAGVLLLFAQGTPGRELLTVTLASLAVLIGVALVLAPWWLRLVRELGDERAARAREAERADIAAHLHDSVLQTLSLIRARADDAEEVARMARAQERELREWLYDDRPPAGTSLAAELRTLVGEVEDGRATEFETVVVGDCPPTEATTALLQATREALVNAVVHGAAPVTVYLEVTDAAAEVFVRDRGDGFAMDDVAPDRFGVRESILGRVHRRGGTAEVVSRPGWGTEVRLRMPRTARSTSSAESPTPAPTEGTRP
- the guaA gene encoding glutamine-hydrolyzing GMP synthase is translated as MTSPATTPDSDPITPRPVLVVDFGAQYAQLIARRVREAKVYSEIVPHTFTTEQMLAKDPAAIILSGGPSSVYATGAPFVDPALFEAGVPVLGICYGFQAMAAALGGTVAQTGAREYGGTEVEVCSAGVLLAGTPEHQTTWMSHGDAVHEAPAGFEVLATSPGSPVAAFEDGSRRLYGVQWHPEVKHSAHGQAVLEHFLYEGAGLAPDWTPGNVIADQVAAIRAQVGDSRVICALSGGVDSAVAAALVQRAVGSQLTCVHVDHGLMRAGEVEQIERDFVASTGVNLVIRDEKERFLAALAGHSDPETKRKIIGREFIRVFEDAQRDIVADAGAHGEEVKFLVQGTLYPDVVESGGGEGAANIKSHHNVGGLPDDLQFELVEPLRTLFKDEVRAVGRELGVPEEIVARQPFPGPGLGIRIVGEVTAERLDILRQADAIAREELTKAGLDGEIWQCPVVLLADVRSVGVQGDGRTYGHPIVLRPVSSEDAMTADWTRLPYDVLSVISTRITNEVSEVNRVVLDVTSKPPGTIEWE
- the cobA gene encoding uroporphyrinogen-III C-methyltransferase, translating into MTDLYPLGLRVRDRLVVVVGGGPVAARRTRGLLDAGARVRVVAPDLTEPLATLVASGDVEHVARPYASGDLDGAWLVHTATGVPEVDAAVAADAEAARTFCVVASDAAAATAWVPAVARLDDVPVDATDGSDATGTPGEGGVVVAVHAGRDPRRATRLRDAVAAALDAGELPLRRGRTTGRPGRVALVGGGPGAPGLVTGRGRRLLAAADVVVTDRLGPRDLLATLADDVEVIDVGKTAGNHPVPQERINELLVEHALAGRDVVRLKGGDPYVFGRGGEEVLACRAAGVEVEVVPGVTSAVSVPASVGIPVTHRQVAAGFSVLTAHEAVDDVPGGPEHTLVLLMGVTRLATTAAALVAAGRPADTPVAVVEDGYGPRQRATFGTLADIGERAAAAQVRPPAVTVIGDVVRLAPGWTAHTAGETPVSTP
- a CDS encoding HepT-like ribonuclease domain-containing protein, with the translated sequence MTPRTERLLHDLVEHAAAAARLVDRGRPAYDADEMLRYAAEDLLIRLGETVARIDRDDDRFVGAHPGLELRRLKDARNLVAHGYDIVDPALVWSILEHNVPTVAERVRRLLDGSA
- a CDS encoding response regulator; translation: MTDPRPTGPVTTGAPVPVVLVDDHHMFRTGVRASLDARVVVVGEAADVDEAVAVVHEHTPPVVLLDVHLPGGSGGGGAEVVRRCADLTGTTRFLALSVSDAAEDVVDVIRAGARGYVTKNISASDLSGAVVRVAGGDAVFSPRLAGFVLDAFGTAAGDVAVADDELDRLSKREQEVMRLIARGYTYREVAGDLFISVKTVETHVSAVLRKLQLSNRNELTRWAAARRLL
- a CDS encoding helix-turn-helix domain-containing protein, with amino-acid sequence MVDLRVEREEAGLTQARLAELAGIAPSNLSAYESGKRSASPAMIARIRRAMVRPSDRLQAHRDEVARIIERNGGLNPRVYGSVARGDDTPASDLDLLVTVPPEAAWTFVSTARELSELLGVHVDVVSDGGLKEKHQQLLDEAVPL
- a CDS encoding phosphoadenylyl-sulfate reductase encodes the protein MTAVPVSLGVAPTSAPAVAPVSSLAGAAAEARRRAAQREQSRARRNARVDGRERRQRSIAELSEIARRGQAELGGSGIGAPDEASAEDVIAWAVEQFGDSLAVASSMTDSVLSYLVSRQLPWVDVLFGDTGYHFAETLGTRDAVAHSIEVTVVDVRPRLSVAEQDEAYGADLFARDPESCCRMRKVEPMREILGGYEAWATGLRRADSGTRAKAPLVTFDHNNNLVKINPIAAWSDDQLVGYALRHGLTVNPLLNDGYPSIGCEPCTRRVSAGEDPRAGRWSGVDKTECGLHI
- a CDS encoding sirohydrochlorin chelatase, translated to MTAPTLLAISHGTSSAPGAAAVAGLVDAVAARLDGEAPVRGGFVDVQQPDVPTCLAALTGTATVIVPLLLSAGFHVHVDLREDVDAATQAGQSVHLAGALGPDERLVDLLERRLRAAGLAAGDVVVLAAAGSSDDRAVADCERTGALLAERTGHEVRVGYIANAVPRLPDVVAAVRADRPGARIVTASYLVAPGYFQTLAEKAGGDVTTAPLLPADEAPPVELVGIVVDRYRAAAGVAAD
- a CDS encoding PspC domain-containing protein, translated to MTTNETSDPGVPPGAGQNPPRRPAGAQFFDSVRRMGVARSDDRWIGGVAAGVGERYGLDPLLVRGLLVLSAFLGGLGLVLYAVAWLLLPERSDGRIHLEETFRGTFDVAVVGAGIMLVVGLTWSGSWPWWGGPAEWVVGLLWIAFWVAVVWLVVRLVRSRRRDAGPRPQDWSPTGPPPAAWTPGATPSAAPGTADLQDPPVASADAPSGRTTHAAEAFTPAPRAHYVAEPSAPAAPAPGWAGDQQARPRHHRDRGTQPWDAGTVPPAPPAAPLPPVGPPPPPRPRTPRAGAASVGVVVGLSLLLGAGMLAATVVLGVTAPAWALWLGGTLVLLGGGLVVAGLRGRRGGGLTALAVLGLIAAAVTWPFTATHDRWDWDDWSWVDGPQVATSSGTVLGQGELTPRTVEDAAGGYRIQFGDATLDLTELDLAGVEPGSPVVVPVEMTGGRAVVQIPDGVAVEAVVDLNAGHFAWDVDNQYLSVNGFTGGPATYRTVEASDGGVVLLLDVDARAGELVIEEIQ